A genomic window from Candidatus Bathyarchaeia archaeon includes:
- a CDS encoding trypsin-like peptidase domain-containing protein, with amino-acid sequence MSKQTNSSAILESISDAVVDVTERVSRSVVRVGAGRWRGGTGTVWSKDGHIVTSNHVIGDMREVEVGFSDGTKHTAKVVGRDPFSDIALLKIDSNSLTPVEPGNSDNLKVGQFVLAVSNPFGRQPSATSGIVTNPAYSVRGWWGSTMDKVVVTDARLNPGYSGGPLVDARGRLIGINAAYANNRGISVPVNTVKGVVDKLMHDGKIKRAYMGITADSINLPDNLSQQAGIGQDAGLIVYGVDQDSAAKKAGLAIGDVIVKLDGKPVESLIDLRGLLDDKAIGRHVTVSVLRGEKLTQLTITPTEAEE; translated from the coding sequence ATGAGTAAACAAACAAATTCGTCAGCGATACTTGAATCAATCTCCGACGCAGTAGTCGACGTTACAGAGCGCGTCTCTCGATCCGTTGTCCGGGTAGGAGCCGGAAGATGGAGAGGGGGAACAGGCACGGTCTGGAGCAAGGACGGACACATCGTTACAAGCAATCACGTCATCGGCGACATGCGTGAAGTCGAAGTAGGCTTCAGCGACGGAACAAAGCACACAGCGAAGGTAGTGGGACGAGACCCATTCTCTGACATCGCACTCTTGAAAATAGACTCGAACAGCCTCACACCAGTTGAACCTGGTAACTCCGATAATCTCAAGGTCGGACAATTCGTCCTTGCAGTCAGCAACCCCTTCGGCAGACAACCAAGCGCAACATCCGGAATCGTAACAAACCCAGCTTACAGTGTACGCGGATGGTGGGGATCGACAATGGACAAGGTCGTCGTCACAGACGCACGGCTCAACCCAGGATACTCCGGCGGACCACTCGTGGACGCTAGAGGTCGATTGATCGGAATCAACGCAGCATACGCTAACAACCGCGGAATCTCAGTACCAGTCAACACCGTCAAAGGGGTCGTCGACAAACTAATGCACGATGGAAAAATCAAACGCGCGTACATGGGTATCACAGCAGACAGCATCAACCTCCCAGACAATCTGTCCCAGCAAGCCGGTATCGGCCAAGACGCCGGGCTGATCGTCTACGGCGTTGACCAGGATAGTGCAGCGAAGAAAGCGGGCCTAGCGATAGGTGATGTTATCGTGAAGCTCGACGGGAAACCGGTTGAGAGCCTCATCGACCTTCGCGGACTATTAGACGACAAAGCAATCGGAAGACACGTCACAGTATCAGTGCTACGCGGAGAGAAACTCACGCAGCTGACGATAACACCAACAGAAGCAGAAGAGTAA
- a CDS encoding alpha/beta hydrolase, translating to MMNVVLVHGGFVDGSGWEGVYNILKNNGYKVSVVQNPTISLQGDVAATKLVLDSQDSPAILVGHSYGGAIITEAGTHPKVAGLVYVAAFAPDQGESVNSLIANPPPGAPVPPILPPQNGYLFLDKAKFPASFAGDVDKGKAAFMADSQVPWGVDALGGQITNPAWKSRPSWYLLTTEDKMIPPDAQRFMSKRAGAKVTEVKASHAVYVSQPGTVASLIEQAAKSVERLAVQQV from the coding sequence ATGATGAACGTAGTTTTGGTTCACGGTGGATTCGTTGACGGCTCAGGCTGGGAAGGCGTATACAACATTCTAAAGAACAATGGCTACAAGGTAAGTGTCGTCCAAAACCCGACAATTTCTTTACAGGGTGACGTTGCGGCTACAAAACTCGTATTGGATTCGCAAGACTCTCCGGCGATTCTTGTCGGCCACTCCTACGGCGGAGCAATTATTACTGAAGCTGGTACACATCCGAAGGTGGCAGGGCTTGTGTATGTTGCGGCCTTCGCACCGGACCAGGGCGAGTCGGTGAACTCGCTAATAGCAAACCCACCTCCTGGAGCGCCAGTACCGCCGATTCTACCGCCGCAAAATGGCTATCTGTTTCTGGACAAAGCAAAGTTCCCGGCGTCTTTCGCGGGCGATGTTGACAAAGGAAAGGCGGCGTTCATGGCAGACTCGCAAGTTCCGTGGGGGGTAGACGCTCTCGGCGGGCAGATCACCAACCCAGCATGGAAGTCAAGGCCCAGCTGGTACTTGTTGACCACAGAAGACAAAATGATTCCGCCTGACGCGCAGAGATTCATGTCTAAAAGGGCGGGCGCAAAAGTCACTGAGGTCAAGGCCAGCCACGCAGTCTACGTATCGCAACCTGGTACTGTCGCGTCATTGATAGAGCAGGCCGCGAAAAGTGTTGAGCGGTTAGCAGTCCAACAGGTCTAG
- a CDS encoding DNA-3-methyladenine glycosylase I produces MSPRSMQPPKDDAEYFERLTKSVFTAGLNWSVVENKWPDFRKAFADFSLPKVAKFNEKDIKTLMGNTGIVRNEKKIRATIHNAGEFLKLEKEFGSVKKYIDSYGKDEERLQTNVQDRFQHVGPSTARTFLWSSGCQLTPNKEEKKWLAGHK; encoded by the coding sequence ATGTCGCCTAGGAGTATGCAACCACCGAAGGATGATGCTGAGTATTTTGAACGATTGACCAAGTCCGTTTTCACAGCAGGGCTCAACTGGAGTGTGGTCGAGAACAAGTGGCCTGATTTCCGGAAAGCTTTCGCTGACTTCTCTTTGCCAAAAGTTGCGAAGTTCAATGAGAAAGACATCAAGACGTTGATGGGTAACACTGGAATAGTCCGTAATGAGAAGAAGATACGGGCAACGATCCATAACGCTGGCGAGTTTCTGAAACTGGAGAAAGAGTTCGGTTCAGTCAAGAAGTACATCGACTCCTATGGTAAAGACGAGGAGCGGTTGCAGACAAACGTCCAAGACAGATTTCAGCATGTAGGCCCATCTACCGCCAGAACCTTCCTATGGTCTTCCGGGTGCCAGCTTACACCCAATAAGGAAGAGAAGAAGTGGTTGGCCGGCCACAAGTAG
- a CDS encoding cob(I)yrinic acid a,c-diamide adenosyltransferase, translating to MKAYTRTGDKGETGLYGGTRVGKENPRVEAYGAVDELNSQIGLARAIVKDAKTKRILKTVQEDLFTLGGDLASELVSANIPRINKSHVDDLEKTIDAIHIGLKPLRRFILPTGSVAAAQLQVARAVCRRAERRIVALAKIESINPEAIPYVNRLSSLLFDLSRWTNQRDKVKEEEWTHE from the coding sequence ATGAAGGCATACACTCGTACAGGCGACAAAGGCGAAACGGGTCTCTACGGTGGGACCCGAGTGGGGAAAGAGAACCCGAGGGTGGAGGCGTACGGTGCTGTTGACGAGCTGAACTCGCAAATAGGGCTGGCCCGTGCAATTGTGAAAGATGCAAAGACAAAGAGGATTCTGAAGACCGTACAAGAGGATCTCTTCACCTTAGGAGGAGACCTGGCGTCAGAACTTGTCAGTGCCAACATTCCACGCATCAACAAATCCCACGTGGACGACTTGGAGAAAACGATTGACGCGATTCACATCGGGCTCAAACCGTTGCGAAGGTTCATCCTCCCGACGGGGAGCGTTGCCGCAGCACAACTTCAGGTGGCCAGAGCTGTCTGTCGTAGAGCTGAAAGAAGAATTGTAGCACTCGCCAAGATAGAATCGATCAATCCAGAGGCAATTCCTTACGTGAATAGACTGTCAAGCCTCTTGTTCGATCTTTCCAGGTGGACCAACCAGCGAGACAAAGTAAAGGAGGAGGAATGGACCCATGAGTGA
- a CDS encoding HIT family protein, with translation MSEDCIFCKIISKKAVAVIVYEDPNSIAFLDIHPLNPGHTLVVPKKHYPSMVEMPPEEVGKVFVSVAKVMRGVRKASKADGINIGQSNGRAASQEVFHMHVHVIPRYIHELPGGFPERKTATNADLEQVGKKIRAAIEP, from the coding sequence ATGAGTGAGGACTGCATCTTCTGCAAGATCATCTCGAAAAAAGCGGTAGCTGTGATCGTTTACGAGGATCCGAATTCGATCGCATTCCTCGATATTCACCCATTGAATCCAGGACACACGCTAGTGGTTCCGAAGAAGCACTATCCAAGCATGGTCGAGATGCCCCCAGAAGAGGTTGGCAAGGTATTCGTTTCGGTGGCCAAAGTTATGCGAGGAGTCAGGAAGGCGTCAAAAGCTGACGGCATTAATATCGGTCAGTCGAACGGTCGAGCTGCGTCCCAGGAGGTCTTCCATATGCACGTACACGTCATTCCTCGTTACATTCACGAGCTACCTGGCGGTTTCCCTGAAAGAAAGACCGCTACCAATGCGGATCTAGAACAAGTAGGGAAAAAGATCAGAGCCGCGATCGAGCCCTAG